In Phragmites australis chromosome 18, lpPhrAust1.1, whole genome shotgun sequence, the genomic window cccactccgcctcaggcacttcagccccagagccaacccactccgcctcaggcacctcagccccagtgccaaccctctccacctcaggcaccgtcgcccccgcgcccggtatctccgccgcaggcaacttcgcatcgtgcttcaccatctacaactcaggcacctccgtCTCCAGCGTCTCTGACTCCGGTGTCTCCGCCTctggcacatccatcacctaagcatcggagagttcctacaatgattaccccatatgagaagattgatctacctgatccgatgaagaggtggcttctgtcctcgtcaaaaccaaaggcatcatccgctcaggaatctccagcgaagggcaatctcacgaaagagatcgtcaaagcattaagtacctcatAGATAGATTTCGTGcatacactggatgttcctgaaaaatatgagcatggcaagccatttctgccatcatttcaactccaagaaggtctgtgggagatgaggaaattccacgaatggtacatgagggcatgtcgcgcgggcctctccataatcactgcttttgtccccgctaacgtttatctaagcggagacaactacctcatgttggatttcaaggacatgcacgctgtgttccgcctcgacaaacttgacgtcaatctcataagcgtgtggtgcctgtaagtgccaacaatctacctctacgttcatatatgtaacaatatatgttatagaagctaatgactattgatttgttctgtaggatgcaatttaacgatgcagaTAAGTTAAAGAGGCCTGCCGGATTccttgatccgcaacgaattttccagccaaacatgatcgtgaacataaggactgatgaccctaggattaaggggaagagtaaaaaggataaagcacgggtcataaaagaaacaaccaaaacaaaaaggctcgaaatgtcaacctacgtaggaagagctatgcttgaaatgcaggacaaggactgcatcttcgctccctacaactttaagtaagtgtgatacgttatgaatctaacataagtgttcaacttagttgatcaatcaagaatctaacagaagtattcatgtagcgatcactatatttgtataatgctgatgccgaagtcgagcagactcgtggtccttgactttaccgatttccaacaaaaatcctaccaagatttcattgacgttatacagaggtaaaggaaatctcccatacttaaaattcttatacattatttatgaattgataattacttgttggtatttgaatagggcctacaagtggtacgtaacgaaaggtgagATACATGATATGGACaggccggatgcgatgacagtCCGTACATATTTTCCGGtactaacacaacttctaattcttgtattccactattaatgacgaagagttttattgaactgaCGAATACGTTGCGTgtttttaagtgccacaagtaaggtttcaataccgttctttgtggatactatatttgcgaatttcttaggataaacgggaggtacacaacaaaccctgaggacgtaagtcatcattgcgcctgcacattcttatttggttatgtttccgttgtcagtagtgttttaactcttttagtgtgttttcaaaccaggcaaggatgatccaatgtgccaaccaagctctcaccgataaagaaatccaaaacgtccaacgtgacatgtgctgGTTTATTATACACGAAGTCATCCAgaagaacggtagattctttgatcgtggaggcgaattagctagccatccgagactttaTGTGTGGGacagcgactcttagctatataggcttgtgatgttgtaaatattgttttgtaaatattgctgtacttgtgttaaatgttaaaatatgtgatgttattcatattgttattgaaactgtgtgaaatctggatggataaaatatattttaattattatttttaaataaatatataccacaggcggttctcatacggaaccgcctgtggaaatctttatatcatAGGCGGCAGCTAAtatggaccgcctgtggaaatcaatttccacagacggttgaTATAAaagaaccgcttgtggaaatcgatttccacatgcggttcgttaagacaaccgtaacgaaccgcatgtggaaatcgatttccacaggcggttaacattaggaaccgcatgtggaaatcgatttcccaCAGGCCTTCTGTCACATACGGGTGTgccaaacgcctgtgaaaagacGTTTCCACCCACCTGTACAGTATCGTTCTGTACTAGTGAACCTTCAACAAATATGTTATTCCTTTTTTCATGAAAAGAGATATTTATTACTCAGCTTCGAAAAAAGAGAGCTTTATTACTCACCGGTGAAATCACAATCCTGATCAATAATTTACTCAACACAGGGGATCGAACTTGCCCACGTATCGTGACTCGTGAGCTGTGCGAGGTCATGAGCTACTGTGTTCTGCTCTCTCTTCGTATGACAGGGCGACGAACTTTCGAAGCGTGTTCGCCTCTAGAGTCTCTTGGATGATGAGCCGATTTTGCTTTTGGCTAGCAGATTATTATGCTGACATGCTGCTGGCATCATACTGAAAATTTCCTCAATCTAACAGAACTGTGTCTCTACGAAGGACGCAACTTGGTGGCATACGAATGTGGCGTGTGAAATGAATTTCAAGCAAATTCATTAAGTAGTAAAGAACATATTGCAGACTACATAGGAATCAGATAATGCATCCTCCAGGAGCTCTGCCTCGCGAATAATTAGAACGCAGCGACCACCTGGGCATCGAACTAAGTTGTGGAATGCCTAAATCGTACTTATAGATTGACTTTCTATGTACAGACGAAGCTCATTCAACGCGGACTAGCACAAAGCACGGATGCTACGATTGATGGAAAAATTGGTTCACCATACGCTATTGGTGCACCAATAGCCCTCATTCTCATTGAGGTGACCCCGATCCCCTCCCCAGCGGTAGTGACACGCGACCTGGCATGCATATTGCTCCCATTTTGCTGGTGAGATTCTTCAATAGATTGAGTCTCATGGAGTGGCGGCAGCACGAATCAATGAATGTGGAGGCGACAATGCACTTTGATGGCGACAAAATACCAGCTCGGGATAAAAATTCAAGATTCCTCAGTATTTGTTGTGTTTGTCAATAGTTTTTCAGTAGTTTGTAGTTCTTCTCTTGAACCAAATGTTGCTTGGCGGCAGGTCATGTGTATATTTTTGGTGATTGTTGCCTCAGATAGCATATAGTGAGGCTCATCACATGATTCTTCACTGGTGGTTGTAACTTAATACACCTCGTGCGAGCTCAACGAATATTTGATGTGTTAGTAATTGTTGCCTCATCTCACTATGTATTGTGAGTGTTCTATGCCATCTAAATGTGACATTTAGTAATTTGTATTCATGGCACGCCATTCAGTATGTCATCTCCTTGTCAGTAGTTGGATATAAGATCATTTGCCGGTAACGAAGTACTTTTACAGTGTTTTGGAAGCATATGAATTAAGCTAAGTGTGAGATCTTTGCTATGACTTGGAACTATTGAATGATGGAAACCTGATTCAATGTTTTGGTAGTGATCTCTCTTCATCTCTTCATACTTCAGTAGTCCTCAAAACCGACTAACGACATTTCAAATTACTAAAGAGATCAATTAAAGTACCGAAGAAGTTTTTTATAACTTGGATGCCAAAAATTGTACTAAGTATATAAGAATTTGCTATTGCTTGTATCAGTAGCTATTCAGTagctctttttttcttcaatacCCTTCTCTAACAATTTCACTTTTTCTTtagtattttttcttttcatcactTTCTTGCTATAATTTGGATAAGTAGTTCTTCAGTAGTCCCTTTTTCTTTAATACCTTTATTCAAtaatattcctttttctttagtatttttatattcttcagTAGATACAAAAGCAACTACTGAAAGATTTTTCCTATGATTCGAAAGCAAGCAACTTTCTCATGCAGTAGTTCATCCTTTCTCTAGTTCAGTAGTACACCCTTTATTGGTTTTGTAGTTCTAGCATCCAAGTCAAATGAAAATTGCATCGGtagttcatcctttccttgttcAGTAATTCCTTCGTTCCAGTAGTTCCATCTCATAGTTAAATTCAAAAGTAACCTTTTCATACTTCATTAGTAGTCGTGAGTACTTCCATCTTCATGATTTAAACTCCAACTCATAGAAACTTTTTATCCAAATTATAGGAAATAAAATTCATGTCAGTAGTCATCAATAGTTCATTCATCCAGGTTTCAGTGATTCATCAGTAGTCGTCAATAGTTTGAAGTCATAGACATTTTTTATCGGTAGCAAATTTCATCAGTAGTTCAATATTTCCAACTGATAGCAATAAATCTTTGGTTAGGATTCAATAGATGAGTTAAGGGGTTAGGATTCAGCAGACAAGAGTTCCTGCAAGATGCCATGCCCTTCCTCTTCCTGCCTGGAGCATCTTCTCCAAAACAACTAGACTTCCGTCCAAATCCCGGGCTTTTAACCCCACAAATGGGCTTCTCTCCACCGGGGCATCAGATTTCTCCCCTTTGTAGCTTTTCTCGTTGAGCAAAGCATCGCGGTTGGAGCTCTGGCATCCATAGCGTGGGGGCAGCTGTAGCTGGTCGGTCTTGGGGTGGGAGGGAGCCTGCGCGACAGTGGGCGGGGCATAGGATGGAGCGGTCAGACGCAGAAGATCTGGATCAGCAGTGGGGGCGCGGTCGTGCAGATCTGGGAGACGGCTTGGCTGGGCTGAAGCGCACAGGGAGTGGAGGCACTATCGGCTATGGTAGGAACCTGCGTTGGGTTAGGTGGAGTCGAGGGGCTTGGTCGATCAGGGGAGGGTGGTTGGTTGGTTCGGTGAGGGGGAGTCTGTTGGTTGGGTTGGGTCAATGAAATAGTCTACATCCTAAATGTATAATAGCACTactgtatgtgtatatatatatatgtttatgcgtatatatatatgtatatgtatatagtcGTTTTACCTATAGTCTTGCTTCAAAATCCGGAGTCAAACACATATCTTACTGATTTTGATTCTTCCTTCGTTTTCTCTGCCCTGAACAAATATCTTTCCCCGTCTGAGTGATTCAAACTTTTCAAAGTTGCTTTCGCTTTTCTAGAAAACCAAGCTGACATTGCATACCCTTATCCACAATATCTAGAAAACCTTTAAAAATGTAGATATCATCAATTTCTTGTTGCAAATTTGCCATTAGCTTCTATTTCAATGCCGtaatatctataattttttgcCACTTTCTTGTGACACCACGATCAGCTTGAGACTGTCACCACATTTACATTAACTTGGTGGAAATTACCCACTTCTTACACTAATTTTACCTCTCCATAAATATGTAATTCCTCCATTACTTATCCTTTTCCACTCTGATCACCTCATTACTCTTGCAAAAGTAACTGCGATGTTAATCCCTTTCATCGGCCTTCTAGAAGCCTTTGCCCTTGGAGCCACTACATAAATTCAACCCCATTCTAACGCTCCCGATGAGTTTTATTTCAATCATATATACGGGCAAAACTTCTCCTGAAACATTATATGGCTTTAGATGATTGGTAACATAATTTTAGATCAATGCTAGAGTTGGAGAAATTTTAGATGGGCCTAGATATGAGCCACGATGAACCTCCAGGATTCAGGAATGTAATATCCATGAAATGTTACTGAAGTTCTCTATGCCTAGCTATGAGGCATTGGTCTGTGCTTCTATTCGGATTATAAAAGGTTGTGTTCTTTTCATTTCAAGTCTTCAAGAACAAGATGACGATGATGAAACCATTCAATTCCACAAAAAGTTAAATGTAGAGGACAACAAGTAGCAACTATTATGTGTTACTACTATAACATTTGAATGACATCTCATCACATAATTTTGGTGCATGCTTTTGTCTTGTAGGCTCCAATTGAATTGCTTgggaaaaaaatatgtataagaACTTGGTTAGGAGTAGGCTGTAGACCTGTGGATTGATCTTTGGGtcattggtgcaagcttttgtTTGTTAGCATTTTTGTATGCTTGATTGGAGGGTAATTGCAAGAGATCTTTTTGGCATCATTTTTGTGTTGAGTAAAATTGCATTAtttgttatgtttttttttaataaaacttCTGGCATTCATACCAACAGGACATCAAGATATTAATGATATATATAgcttgtcgagggtaaatccctgacagtgattccggggtatgttggacagtgtGTGCGTGAATGGTGTTTCAAGGACTGGGTGTGTCtgtgtgtagatgatggattcggggacaccaggggttatacaggttcgggtctctcGGAGGATAACAATCCTACGTCCTGTgtttgtgttatagtagatctcacttggttacaaacAGTGTTCTAGCAGTTTACCAGAATTGATCTCCCTTTGTTACAGACAGGGttctcatccctttatatagtagggagagggagaacttacatgtgggtcctACACAGATGacctctgctcattctaatatctaactcaactcatcattacggagtatcGGGCAAGCAAACTTGCTCTGATGGAATTGCATATCGTGCTGCCGTGTGCTGTCTTTGCTTAGCCCGTAGAGCCTTatcttgctgcatttaatgcgacgagACGGAACGATGCCCTTTTGCACCGTCCCCATtcacttgcctctctgcgccatccctgtccacttgcctctacgtcgtccccgtccacttgcctctcaaCGCCATCTCCGTCCACTTGCCCTACCGGATGGTTGACAACATCCCATCTATCGTGCGGCGCTGAGCCAACCTGTAGAGTCTCACTCTGTAGCCTTTACAGAAGTGAGACTCTACGGGATGGGAAAATGCCCCTTGCACCGCCCACGACCTTATCCGTTGGGGCTGGTGCTTGGTGAACAGAAGTGCTCGGGCGAGTGTCCAATCCAGCCCCGCTaccagggggctggtcgtgggtttgtcTGAAGGTGtagcgagattggtcgctggaggtATTGCACTGGTCGTGGTAGCTCATTGACCGATTAGCGTTTTAGGAGATGTCCCCTGGCTGTTTGCACCCTTCGTGGGGCCTGTTAgccggggtacccctttacttgatacatcgacagtagcccccaagctccctcgtgATCGCGGTTCGGCCTGATCTTACCACTTGGGTCCCAAACCAAACGTAGTTCGCCCCAGGAGTGGTTATTGACACTGTCCATCCTCAAAGTTCAACTTTTGAGTTCCGCATCACGGGGGGAGGTTTCAAGTGCCCTGGGAGAGAAGAAAGGGGGAGGTACATTTATCGCCGttggacctgaaggactcttggcTCTTTCTATTTGCCCTCTCGAATTTTGAGCAGTTTGAATGCTATGTTGGTTGGGATGCCGTTGTAGTCTGTTTAAAGGATGGGTATTTGAGGGTCCTTCGAGTCATCCTCTCGCattctttctttccttcaagGGCTTTTGTGCCCAGAGTCCAAGTTCTTTATCCTGTCTCGCGATTGGCTCCGTAGTGTAGACACACCCGGAGGTCATGGTGCGCTCCCCTCCCTTCTCACCGGAGAggttgatgattttggatgaaCCAGCGGAGGGGGATTTACCTCCCACCTAGGATCCGCCGGCCGTGGTGCTTCCGGACGAGGCTTTGATCGCGGTCGCGATCGCAAGATTGCAGCTAATACTTGCTTGAATGGTGTCCGTGACCATTAAGCTTACGCTGTTCTACAGAAAGCCGTCCTCTGCAGGGCTATCCTGCGCTCCAGCCCGGGCGGATCCCTCGGCTGATGTCATTGATATTTCtaggagaaggagatcgatgaagaggaagagttggagaagcAGAAGGGAGGTCTTCGGGGCGTGCTGGGGCCGGTCaacagctccagcagggcctttgcGTCGGCTGTGCATCCTGGCCCTTACGCTGCTCACCGTTCGATCCCCGGAGTGGTGAGCTGCCGttcgagggaggagtataagaggttccttgactcgttcaggGGCAGATAGAGGCGAGGGTCTGGTGGGATTTTTATACCAACCTCGTGCTTATCACTAGAGTTAGGGAGGATAGGGTAGGTAAGTATTGGGATAGTTAGCTCAATTGGGTGTAACTAGTCGGCTTGCAACCTATCCTCCTCATGAATGGAAATTGCCAGGGGATGTCCGTCTTTGTTGCAACATCCTCCCGGACCCTTGCCGATGGTCGGAGGATAAAAATGGAGTCCTGCTGTTTTTTCGGATGGATTGGCCTGGACCACTGCTGGGAGTTTTTCGGGAGAACTTTCCCGGTGTTGATGCGGAGAATTGGCTCAGCTTGTCCCATCCTGCTCGCTAGTGAGGTTTTCGACGGGTAGAACGGCCATAGCTCGACAAGTTTgtcggtggcgaccagcgctcggGCTGAGTGAGGACTTGGGGCCTTGTCGTCGTATTTTTGACTACCCGTGCCCATGTTATCACGTGAGTATGCGGGATGGGGTTTCGCCCTGCTCAGGAGTCTATGGCCGCTTTGTTGTTTGTCGCTCTGGTCTCCAGGTTCGGTAGTGGTCATCAAGCGTGGTCGCATGCTGTGGTCGGAGGACCAATTTGCGGGGACTCCGTTGCTGGTCTGGAGGTCCTGCAAAACAAGGAGTCtggttttttgaatttgagaacttacAGGTCGTATTCCAtgctcgtccggaaggtcctacaaaatagagaaaacatgCCCATTTTCGagcgaccctacacatagaacttgtgcaaTAGGGCAATGTTCCatgagttgtgtaattcacggccgtcctccatggctaacttgaccgcaccaggtcgagtgacatcgaccactttgtagggtccctcccatttgggggagagtttattccgaccagccttattctgaattttcctaaggacgaggtcacctACGACCAGTGTTCGTTATCGTACCCTTCGATCgtggtagcgtctgaggctctGCTAATACCGGGCAGCTCGAATCAGAGTACGATCGCGGAACTCTTTGATCATGTTTATGTTGTCCTCTCGTCGTGCCACTTGGTCGTCGTCTGAGTAGTTGTTGACTCGGGGTGACTGGAGGCGATTTCAGAGGGGAGCATGACTTCCGcactaaagaccaagaagaaaggggtttccaCCGTGGCCCGGCTGGGAGTCGTCCACAGagaccagagtactgtggggagttcGTCCATCCAATGTCTTGAATAacttttaagccgatcaaagacccgagttttgatcccttgcagtatcatcccatttgccctctcGACTTATccattgctttgggggtgagccacaaatgcatagcaaaccttggtcccaatttcctcgcagtagtcttggaaagcactactaGCGAATTGAGTTCCGTTGTCCatgattatgcggtttggactaTCAAACTGCACTACCAGctctcgtatgaacttaatcgctgctgctgcggtgatcttcctgacgggtTTGGCCTCGATacacttagtgaacttgtcgattgccacgaacaggaactcaaaaccacttggggctttagggaaccgtcccacaatatcgagcctccagacagcgaaaggccaagagagtggtatgattGTAGTGCttaggctggtaggttggtattttggCCATGGCACTGACacgactcgcaccgtttcaccagcttgcgggcatcctggagggcaatGGGCTAATAAAATCTTTGCCAGAATGCTTTTCTGACCAGGGTGTGGTATGAAGCGTGACTACCACATATGTCTCCATGGATATCGAAGAGCACTGTGCTCCTCTCTTcatgagtgatgcatttcagtaagagGCCGTTGCTCCATCagcggtagaggcgtccctctaccaaggagtatCTGCAGGCTTGCCGCGATACCTTTTAtgctgacgcatcatcatcagggactgCTCGGTTttaaaggtagtccaagatctgctccatccaggtcgtacccaaactgagcagggcgaccacatgatggtcgctcgaggtcgacggcaccgaaggaggcattgcctccaaaggtgttgcttCGGGTGCTCCATTTTcgagcggagcatccccttcaccttggcctgagaccgcggtggatggttgtgagagtctttcttcaaagactctgaccgggacagattctcgagaagaagctagacgggctagctcatcggctaggaagttgtccttgcgagggatgtgcttgacctcaaagccgatgaagcatcgttctagttttctcacttcagcgagGTATGCCACTATTGTcgggtcagagcactgaaagtccttttgcacctggtttacGACTAGTAGCAAGTCCCCTATTGCTAATAGTCGTTTAATCACAAATGTGGAGGCTGCTCACATTCcgaacaagaggccctcatattcaacagtgttattagtggctggaaaaATACAATTGAATgacgtacctgaggatgtcaccagtgggtgaggtcagaaccacCCTAGCTCCGGCTCCCTTTAGCGTGAATGACTCGTCGAAATGCATGGTCCAATGTTTGTCCGCCTCCAGTCGCTGCACCTACTTGGGCTCGAAGGATGACCATTCGGCTACAAAAACGGCCagcgcctgggacttgatagaagtttGGGGGATGAATTGGAGGTCGAATcccccgagctctactgcccactttgctgtTCTCCCTGTTACATCtgtattatggagaatttccctaGATGAGTGCCTCCGTCTAGGGGAGAGCATCATCATTGAGAGCATGAGACGGTTTGTCCGTGTCGTCGTCGAAGTGTTTGGTGATGAGTACCTTCGTTCTCTGAATGATGAGGACACTGCTCGTTTGCTTGCTACCAATGAGCGCAGAGGGTTTCCAGGGATGCTGGGAAGCATTGATTGTACgcattggaggtggaagaactgtccgACGGTGTGGTCGGGTTCTTTAACCGACCATGTCAACGCTCCGACGATCATTCTCGAGGTGGTTGCATCACAGGACCTTGGGTTTGGGATGCCTTTTTCGGCATGCCAGGTTCGCTAAACGACATTAACGTTCTGCACCGATCATTTCTCCTCGATGACCTTACCACAGGTGAGGCCCCAAAGGTAAAATACCACATAATGGGCACCATTACACCATGGGCTACTACCTTGCAGACGGCATATATCCGGAATGGGCCACGTTTGTGAAGCCCATTCCATCGCCAGTTGGTAGGAAGTGGCAACACTTTGTGCTTCAGCAGGCAGCTGCACGCAAGGATGTGGAGCGCGCATTCGGAGTCTTGCAGTCCCGTTTCCCATAGTTAGGGGGGCTACGAGGTTATGGGATGAGGACACCCTTAGCTCCATCATGACCTCCTGCattatcatgcacaacatgataatcgaaGATGAGCGACAAGATGACGAAGTCAAATACGTGTATGAGGGTGCTGCTGAGGACGTGCAGCCATTGCACGACTTAACCCCTCCCTTGGTGGCATTGAGCCAACGATATGATGCTATACGAAGCAGGCATAGCCATCAGCACCTCCTGGACGACCTAGTTGAACATCTTTGGCAAATACACGGGGGTGAGTACTAGCAGTCTCCTCTAGTTCTATGTTAGAAAGGGTATCCTTAACATAAGCATTGCGTGTTTTGTGGAGTGCGTTCCAGATTGTAACAATGTTGTATCCTCGGTGCGTATCATGTAAGGATGGCAACGAATGCAAAAATTATGAACTGGCCGAGTTCGGTTTGCTGGAAAAATGTCCCCGTGAGGGCTTAACGTCCCAAATTTTCAAACCAACGTACATCGCCACATAATATAAGATCCAAATTGTCAACCAAATTCACAATGCAATAATCATACATTAGACGGATGGACAAGAAGAGGTGCGCCTAGCTGCAATAATACTCTGCCTAAGGCTTTTATAGTATTCTTTCTGCTCGTCATCCATTTGAGAAAGATCCATGTTCATTATGACCATCTCCTCCTTTACCTTCTCCAGTTGCATTCGCTCCTCCTCCAGCCGGAGCCTCTGGCGCTCGACATTCATTATCTCAGCGAACCTCTCAGCCCTATCCTTCTCAATCTTTTCTTTCAAGGAGAACAATCGGTCAAATATCTCCTTCATGGGGGCAGAAGCTGAGTTGGACAATGTTGAACCACAAGCAACCTCCTTGGATCGAGCCCTCCCAGGAGGCCGTTTCGGTCGTGGAGTGGCATTGGACGCAGGTGCATCTGCTCCTTCTGCTCCGGGCGATGACTCGACGTTCTGCGTGGACGCGGGGCTAGCGGCGCCGGACGTCTTCTGCTTCTTGCGCGAGGACTCCGATTGCCACTTCGGATGATGTCTCAACTCTCGCCAACATGGAAGCAACGTGAACTCTTTGTGCTCCATGGCCTGGAACATCTTGCAAGCCTCCACGATATGCCATAAGTTAACAACGATTGTCATGAAAATATCACAAAGCAAGATCCCCTATAAATCACAACCATAAAAACATCATACTGTCTCGCCCTCGGTCGTCCCACTCCTCCTAGAACGCATGGCCCTAGCATAGTGACCGCAGAACTTCTGCACCATACCGTTGATGAAggtccacctcccctgcagcgACTTCTTATTGCGGGTAGATGGGAAGTCTTTGTTCTCGTGGAAGTACGACTCGATCCTCTGTCAGAAAGCTCCTAAACTCTGGTTCGACCCCACCACGGGATCCATGCTCACGTTCAGCCATGATGCCACAAGTAGTAGATCTTCCTTCATGGTGTAGCTTTGTCCACGACCACCCCCAGTTGCCATCTCTGCCGGTGCTTCTTGAGATTGCACCTCAGCCAAAGGAGGCTATGTGCTGATGATGCCTTCTTGGGTGTTCGGCACAATGTCGTCCCAAGGGATTGCATCATCGTCACCACGAAGGAAGTCGGCATACTCCATAGAGTCCTTGCACACTAGCAAAGAAGCACTAAAATACAAAATGTACTGAATAACTTCAACATGTTTCCTTCCTGTTAAATAAAAGGCCTTCCACCACATGTCTTATCAAACATTATTGAAAAACCCATAGACAGTTCACACAAGTGGAGGATAATCGTGAACATATAGGGTCCAGCTTAGTCACCTCGCTAATTCACAAACAACTATCTATTAAACCTACCTGACTACAACCTCCATGAACGATCCGATTCAATGGATATGGCATCATCCGAATCAGCAATCCAACATATTCTTTCATGTGTCAAGGTTCATTTGTGTTGTACGCAAGCTATTTGAGTTTTGTACTGTTAATTTTCAGTGGGTTAACTTGTGCCGATTGTACTTGTAGGAATTATCATCAGATTCATCGCAGCATGTCCATTC contains:
- the LOC133898540 gene encoding uncharacterized protein LOC133898540, with product MEHKEFTLLPCWRELRHHPKWQSESSRKKQKTSGAASPASTQNVESSPGAEGADAPASNATPRPKRPPGRARSKEVACGSTLSNSASAPMKEIFDRLFSLKEKIEKDRAERFAEIMNVERQRLRLEEERMQLEKVKEEMVIMNMDLSQMDDEQKEYYKSLRQSIIAARRTSSCPSV